Proteins from a genomic interval of Bradyrhizobium sp. CCGB01:
- a CDS encoding PQQ-binding-like beta-propeller repeat protein produces the protein MKKRWCNSGLPLVAGATLIVSSALAQTVNTARIEAAGQNDWLTYHGSYKSHHYSPLAQINANNVGNLGVAWIHIPGRSTRGLQSMPLVADGVLYYSGSYSRVFALNGATGEVLWSFFPELDEALISRQTHSPYNRGVALGEGKVFVGTMDGRLFGLDAKSGKVLWETRLIDSQKLTVGFTGAPLYAKGSVIIGSQGGEWPGRGPIFAVDATTGKKKWEFLTVAGTDEAMKTWGNDSWRTGGGGGWMPGTYDSETNSVLWGTANPAPLYDWSGADYKTQGARPGDNLYTSSVIALDIDTGKLKSYHQELPHDAWDFDSAVGEFVMLERDGQKYVVHPNKGGFVFVYDRNLGVKNVWRLVENINFVKDIDPKTGALIGRRDFSAGKVTEPPLCPFIGGGISWNAGSYNPKTGLYYKIGQEWCMTLDVQKTTPVTTPQVQLNIGADFKMAPPPGGEIYGHLDARDPITGAKKWEVRYPEPPLGSVLSTGGNLVFVPDSRGIIHAYDAETGTELWNHNNGTGHQGGIVSYSVGGKQYIAVVAGFGGMLADEYAPNFGGTYKSMPRDDGALVVFSLK, from the coding sequence ATGAAGAAGCGTTGGTGTAATTCTGGTCTACCTCTTGTTGCTGGAGCGACGCTGATCGTGTCGTCGGCGTTGGCCCAAACAGTGAATACTGCCCGGATCGAGGCCGCCGGTCAGAACGACTGGCTCACCTATCACGGTTCGTACAAATCCCATCACTATAGCCCGCTCGCGCAGATCAACGCGAACAACGTAGGCAATCTGGGCGTAGCATGGATCCATATTCCCGGACGATCGACGCGCGGCCTGCAGTCAATGCCGCTGGTGGCCGACGGCGTGCTCTACTACTCGGGGTCTTATAGCCGGGTCTTTGCGCTGAACGGCGCAACGGGCGAGGTCCTCTGGTCGTTCTTTCCGGAGCTTGATGAGGCGCTCATCAGCCGACAGACCCACTCGCCCTACAACCGCGGCGTAGCCCTTGGTGAGGGCAAGGTCTTCGTCGGCACGATGGACGGTCGTCTCTTCGGGCTCGATGCAAAGTCCGGAAAGGTGCTCTGGGAAACCAGGCTGATCGACTCGCAGAAGCTCACGGTCGGCTTCACCGGCGCGCCGCTCTACGCGAAAGGTAGCGTGATCATCGGCTCGCAAGGCGGTGAATGGCCGGGCCGTGGCCCGATCTTCGCCGTCGATGCCACGACCGGGAAGAAGAAGTGGGAGTTCCTGACGGTCGCGGGCACCGACGAAGCCATGAAGACCTGGGGCAACGATTCCTGGCGCACCGGCGGTGGCGGCGGCTGGATGCCGGGCACTTACGATTCCGAGACCAACAGTGTCCTGTGGGGTACCGCGAACCCGGCGCCGCTCTACGATTGGTCGGGCGCTGACTACAAGACGCAAGGTGCGCGTCCCGGCGACAATCTCTATACGAGTTCGGTTATCGCTCTCGATATCGATACCGGAAAGCTGAAATCCTACCATCAGGAACTGCCGCACGACGCCTGGGACTTCGACAGTGCCGTCGGCGAGTTCGTGATGCTCGAGCGCGACGGCCAGAAATACGTTGTTCATCCGAACAAGGGCGGCTTCGTCTTCGTCTATGACCGTAACCTTGGCGTGAAGAACGTCTGGCGGCTGGTTGAGAACATCAACTTCGTCAAGGATATCGATCCCAAGACAGGCGCGCTGATCGGTCGTCGCGATTTCTCCGCGGGGAAAGTCACCGAACCGCCGCTGTGTCCGTTCATTGGTGGTGGCATTAGCTGGAATGCCGGCTCGTACAATCCGAAGACCGGCCTGTACTACAAGATCGGCCAGGAATGGTGCATGACGCTGGATGTCCAGAAGACGACGCCGGTCACCACGCCCCAGGTCCAGCTCAACATCGGCGCCGACTTCAAGATGGCGCCTCCTCCGGGCGGCGAGATCTACGGGCATCTCGACGCGCGCGATCCGATCACGGGAGCGAAGAAATGGGAGGTTCGCTATCCCGAGCCGCCGCTTGGGAGCGTGCTGTCGACCGGCGGTAATCTCGTGTTCGTGCCCGACTCGCGCGGCATCATTCACGCCTACGATGCCGAAACCGGGACCGAGCTGTGGAATCACAACAACGGCACCGGCCACCAGGGCGGCATCGTCAGTTACTCCGTCGGCGGCAAGCAATATATCGCCGTAGTAGCCGGCTTCGGGGGCATGCTGGCGGACGAATACGCGCCAAACTTCGGCGGCACATACAAAAGCATGCCGCGTGACGACGGCGCCCTCGTCGTCTTCAGCTTGAAATAG
- a CDS encoding cytochrome c has protein sequence MLKLYLRSLPAVLGASLLCVVVAQAQSATPAPDNGSLDVEQLFAGTCGFCHSDGGRAAGRGPQLMNSPRDDEFLHNRIKSGKQGAMPAFGESFNDAQIDQIVKYIRALKPREG, from the coding sequence GTGTTGAAACTGTATTTGCGATCGCTTCCGGCTGTGCTGGGCGCTTCGTTGCTCTGCGTCGTGGTGGCCCAGGCACAATCTGCCACGCCTGCGCCGGACAACGGGTCGCTGGACGTCGAGCAGTTGTTCGCGGGGACCTGTGGCTTCTGCCACTCCGACGGCGGCCGGGCTGCCGGCAGGGGACCGCAACTGATGAATTCGCCACGCGACGACGAGTTTCTGCACAACCGTATCAAGAGCGGCAAGCAAGGTGCGATGCCGGCATTCGGCGAGAGCTTCAATGACGCGCAGATCGACCAGATCGTCAAATATATCCGCGCCT